CGGCCGAAGGCGGCCGAGACGCGGTCGGCCAGCTCGGCGAGGCGCCGGGGCTCCCCGCCGCCCGCGTACCGCTCGCCGAGCAGTTCGGTCAGCAGGGCGCGGTGCACGTCGGCCCGCCAGGGCAGGCCCGCGCGGTTCATCTCGGCGGCGACGAGGAAGGCCGCGGACTCGGCGGCGGTGAGCAGCCGCATCCGGTCGGGGTGGGCGGTGGCCGCGAGTCGTTTCGCCTGGTCGGCGTGGACGGCGAGGAGGGCGTCCAGGGGGAGGGGGGTCGGCTGCGGGTCGAAGAGGGAGTCCTGGGCGCGGGGCTCCGCGGCGCGCGGGCGTGGATCGGGCGGTACGGGGGCGTTGGTGAGCCGGGCCCAGGCGGCCGCCGCCGAGCGGGGCTCGCCGAAGCGGCCCTCGTGGCCGAGGAGCAGCAGCTCGGCGTCCTCGATGTCGTGGCACCGCTCGACGCGGGCGCCGGCCGCGAGCAGGCGGGGGTACACGGCGGCGGTGGACCGCCAGACCCAGCGGGTGCCGGGTGGGGCGGAGCGGACCGCGTCGGCGGGGTCGCGGACGCGGAGCCGGACGCCGCCCGTGGGGGGTACGGGGTGGCGTGCCACCAGCCGTCGGCGTCCTCGGCGAGGGCCCAGCGGGGGGTGCGGTCGCTCATGGGTGCGAGTGTCCCACCGGGGTCTGACAGGGGTGGGCCGCCGGGCCGGGCGGACGGCGCGCCGTTGCGGGGGCTCCGCCCCGGAGCCCGCGCCTCGAACGCCGGCGGGGGTGGAGGCGGTGCGGCGGGGCTGGAGGTGGTGCGGTGGGGTGAAAGATCGGGGCTCCGCCCCGGGCCCCGTGCCTCGAACGCCGGCGGGGCTGGAGTGGTGTGGAGGTTGCAGGAAGATCGGGCCCCGGGCCCCGTGCTTCGAGCGCCAGGAGGGCTGAGGGTGGGGACATGCCAAGCTGGGAGGTGTGAGAGACCTTGCCGAGACCGTTGACCGGGCCTTTGCCGCCGCCCTCTATGCCCAGGACGATGCCGGGCTGGACACCGGGGCCTCGTTGCTCGTTGCCGATCAGGCGCGGTGGGGCGGGGTCGGGCGGGAGTTGCTGGCGCGCGGGGAGGCGTACGTACGGCAGGGGTGGGAGCGCGGGTGGCAGCCGGCCGATGTGCTGCGGCTGGTCCGGCGGGACCTCGACGAGCGGCACCTGCGGATCACCGGGGACCTGATCGCCGCCGAGGCGCGCCGCTACGCCCGGCTTCCCGAGCGGTGGACCGACGCCGAGGTCTGGTGGACGGGCGACGACACGTACGCCGAACAGCTCGCGCAGAGGGAACGGGCGGACCGGTTCACGCTGGCCACCGCCTTCCTGGAGGTGCTGCGGCTGCTGATCCGGCTGCCCTCCATCGAACCGGTGGGTCCGGTTCCCGGCGACCCGGCCGCCGACGCCCTGGAGCACGCGCACATCGAGCCGCGCATGCTGGGACGGATCCGGGCGCTGCTCGCCAAGGCCGAGGCGACCACCTTCCCGGAGGAGGCGGAGGCGCTCAGCGCCAAGGCCCAGGAGTTGATGGCACGGCACACCGTGGACGAGGCGCTGCTGGCCGCGCGCGGCGGCGCTCCGGCGCAGGTGCCGGGGGCCTGCCGGATCGGGGTCGAGCCGCCGTACGAGGAGGCCAAGGCGGTGCTGCTCGACGCGGTGGCCACCGCCAACCGCTGCCGGGCGGTGTGGAACAGCGGCTTCGAGTTCTCCACGGTGGTCGGCTTCGAGAGCGACCTGGAGGCGGTCGAGCTGCTCTACACCTCGCTGCTCGTCCAGGGCACGGCGGCGATGACCCGCGCCGAGGCCGCGCAGCGTTCGGGCGGACGCAAACGGACGAAGACCTTCAGGCAGTCCTTCCTGCTGGCCTACGCGAGCAGGCTCGGCCACCGGCTCGCCGAGACGGCCGAGCACACGGCCACGGAGGCCCCCGACAACCTGCCTGCGCTGGTGGCCCGCGATGTCGCCGTCACCTCGCGGGCGGACGAGATGTTCCCGCGCACCACGACCACCCGGCTGCGCGGAGCCACCGACCACGCGGGCTGGGAGGACGGCACGGCCGCCGCCGACGCCGCCCACGTGGGGGGCCGACGCAAGCCGCTCCCGCGGTAGCCGGGGCTCCGCCCCGGACCCTCACCCGGACTCCGTCCGGCGGCCCCCCGCGCCTCAATCGCCGGCGAGGCCGGGCTGTGCAGCGGCCCCGCGACCCCCGGCCCCGCGACCCCCGGCCCCGCGGCCCCCGGCCCCGCGACCGGCGGGTCTCCGCGACCGGCGGGTCTCCGCGGGTCTCCGCGGTCCCCGCGGCTCGAAGACCGGGTCGGAGCCCCCGGCAGCGGCCCCGCACCCCGGGGGTCCACGGCCCCCGCGCCCCCACGGCTCGAAGACCGGGGTGGAGCCCCGGCAGGGGTGCCGCAGCCGGAACGCGTATCACCGGGCGAACCGGGGCGAAACGGCCGCTGGCCGCCTGGCGCGAGGCGGTGGGCCGGGCCGCGGGGGAGCCGGTGCGCCACCGGGGGCTGTCCCGCGCCGCCGCCGAGCAGGCGGGCGACGCCCTGGCCGCGCTGGGCCGGGGCGCGATGCTCCTGGGGGCCCACCTCCCGGACCGCGGGCACGATCCGGTGCCGGGTGCGGCGGCCCTGGCCCGGGCACTGAGCAGCGCGACCGAGGCGGGCGCCAAGGCGGTGCGGGAGCGCCGCGTACCGGAGTGGGAGGGGGGCAGGGCGGTGCTGGCGGACCGGGACGCCCCGGAGCCGGGGGTGCTGCGGGGGGCCGCCGAACAGCTGCTGGACTCGCTGGACGAGGTGTCCGAGGCCCTTCGGCCGTGAGGGCGGACCTGTCTGTGATCAAGGGACCACCCCGCGTGCACGTGCATCTGCCCGTGCAGCCGCCTATGAACACAGCTATGATCCGGAGGAGTTGACATCTGCACTATCGGGGGCTTCCTGTGGACCACGCGTACAACGGGATGGCAGCCGCAGAACTCGCTTCCTTGTTTGAGCTGACGTGGCAGAAGAGCAGACACAGCAACTCGCAGGGTTCCTGCGTGGAGTTCGCGAAGCTGCCCGGAGGCGACGTCGCCATGCGCAACTCGCGCTTTCCGGACGGACCGGCACTCGTCTACACGCCGGCCGAGATAGAGGCCCTGCTCCTGGGCGTCAAGGACGGCGAGTTCGATCACTTGATCGGCTGACGGAACGGCGCACCCATCAAGCCATGCACGTGCACTGGCCGGGACCGATCGCAGTGATCGGTCCCGGCCAGTTGTCTTGATCTTCGCTCTTGCGTCAGTCCTGGAGCAGGAACAGCGCCCAGACCACCTTGCCGGTGAGGCGCCCCGCGAGCGGGTGCCAGCCCCAGCTGTCGCTGTACGAATCCACCAGGAACAGCCCGCGCCCGGACTCCAGGTCGAAGTTCTCCTCCGTGCGCTCCGGTGAGAAGGCCCCGCCGGGCCGGTCCTCGCTGGGATCGCGCACCGCGCACACCAACCGGGTGCTCCACCGCATCAGGTGCAGGCGTACCGGCGGCTCCGGCTCGGCGTCCGGGCCCCGCGAATCCTCGGGCAGGGCATGGCGCAACGCGTTGGTGACGAGCTCGGAGACGACCAGGGCCACATCGTCGAAGCGGTCGTCGAGGCCCCACTGGGAGAGCGTCGACCGGGTGAAAGTGCGTGCGCCCCGCACCGCGTCGAACCGGGCGGGCAGAGCGCAGGAGGCGGACCCGGAGACAGCCGTGGGGTCGACCGGGGGAAGCCCCTGCCGTAACGGCTCGAGCATGGTCGATCCATTCGTCCCCATGCGAGGCACTCCCGGGATTCGCGGACGAAGCGGCGGCTTTGTCCAAAGAGAACTGCGGGGTGGGTCCGGCGCCGGCGCGAAGAGCACGCAGGTGCGCGGGGACCATCGTTCCGAATGCGCGAGCCGGATGCAAGGGCAGATGCACGTGCACGCGCCGGACCTGTCCCCTCACGTGACGGTTCTTGCTCATTTCTTCCTACGCATACTTACGGACTTCTTTTCCCGGAGGCGGGATTCCGTTACAGAACGAGTACGACCCGATGCGTTTTGGTGGCAGACTGCGGGCCCTGGGGTACGGGAGCCCCGCGACGCACGCGCACACCACGCGCACGCCAATGCGATGGGGAGGGCAGTACTAGTGACCGCAGAAGCAAGCGGTTCTGTGGTGCGCCGCATCCTCCTGGGCTCCCAGCTCAGGCGACTCCGAGAATCCCGCGGCATCACCCGTGAGGCGGCCGGCTACTCGATCCGCGCATCCGAATCGAAGATCAGCCGCTTGGAGTTGGGAAGGGTGAGCTTCAAGGCAAGGGACGTCGAGGACCTCCTGACGCTCTACGGGGTCACGGACACCTCCGAGCGCGAGTCCCTCCTGGGGCTGGTGCGCGAGGCCAACGCGACCGGCTGGTGGCACAGTTACGGCGACGTGCTGCCCGGGTGGTTCCAGACGTACATCGGCCTGGAGGGCGCCGCCTCGCTCATCCGGATCTACGAAGTCCAGTTCGTCCACGGCCTGTTGCAGACGGAGGCCTACGCCCACGCCGTCGTCAGCCGCGGCATGCCCGGTGCCGCCACCGCCGAGATCGACCGCCGCGTCGCCCTGCGCCTGGAACGGCAGAAGGTCCTCGTCTCCGAGAGCGCCCCGGTCTTCCACGCCGTCCTCGACGAGGCCGCGCTGCGCCGCCCGTACGGCGACCGCAACGTGATGCGCGGCCAGCTGGAGCACCTCATCGAGGTCTCCCAGCGGCCCAACGTGCAGCTCCAGGTGATGCCCTTCTCCTTCGGCGGCCACGCGGGCGAGAGCGGAGCCTTCACCCTGCTGCGCTTCCCGGAGTCGGACCTCCAGGACATCGTCTATCTGGAACAGCTCACCAGTGCCCTCTACCTCGACAAAGACGAGGAAGTGGGGCAGTACGAGCGGGCGATGGAGCGGCTCCAGGCCGACTGCCCCGACCCCGACCGGACCAGGGATCTTCTTCGTGGCCTGCTTCAACTGTCTTGATTCGCACGTAGTATGACGTCTGATCAGTGCATGATGACCGATCGGTCTCCGGTGCAGCGCACGGGTGCGCGCTCGCAGTAAGGGATGGCATGTCCATATTCAGCGACCTGGCTCACCAGTACATCGACGGCGAATGGCTGGCCGGCACCGGTTCGTGGGACATCATCGACGTCAACCCGTACAACGGGGAGAAGCTCGCGGCCATCACCGTGGCCACCGTCGAGCAGGTGGACCAGGCCTACCGCGGCGCCGAGCGCGCCCAGCCGGAGTGGGCGGCCACGAGCCCTTACGTCAGACGCGCGGTCCTGGAGCGCGCCCTGCGGATCACCGAGGAGCGCGAGAAGGAGATCGTCGAGGCGATGATCGACGAGCTCGGCGGGACGCGTCCCAAGGCCGAGTACGAGGTGTACCTCGCCAAGG
Above is a genomic segment from Streptomyces sp. NBC_01233 containing:
- a CDS encoding helix-turn-helix domain-containing protein, producing the protein MGRAVLVTAEASGSVVRRILLGSQLRRLRESRGITREAAGYSIRASESKISRLELGRVSFKARDVEDLLTLYGVTDTSERESLLGLVREANATGWWHSYGDVLPGWFQTYIGLEGAASLIRIYEVQFVHGLLQTEAYAHAVVSRGMPGAATAEIDRRVALRLERQKVLVSESAPVFHAVLDEAALRRPYGDRNVMRGQLEHLIEVSQRPNVQLQVMPFSFGGHAGESGAFTLLRFPESDLQDIVYLEQLTSALYLDKDEEVGQYERAMERLQADCPDPDRTRDLLRGLLQLS
- a CDS encoding DUF397 domain-containing protein, whose translation is MDHAYNGMAAAELASLFELTWQKSRHSNSQGSCVEFAKLPGGDVAMRNSRFPDGPALVYTPAEIEALLLGVKDGEFDHLIG
- a CDS encoding ATP-binding protein, whose protein sequence is MLEPLRQGLPPVDPTAVSGSASCALPARFDAVRGARTFTRSTLSQWGLDDRFDDVALVVSELVTNALRHALPEDSRGPDAEPEPPVRLHLMRWSTRLVCAVRDPSEDRPGGAFSPERTEENFDLESGRGLFLVDSYSDSWGWHPLAGRLTGKVVWALFLLQD
- a CDS encoding DUF2786 domain-containing protein, giving the protein MRDLAETVDRAFAAALYAQDDAGLDTGASLLVADQARWGGVGRELLARGEAYVRQGWERGWQPADVLRLVRRDLDERHLRITGDLIAAEARRYARLPERWTDAEVWWTGDDTYAEQLAQRERADRFTLATAFLEVLRLLIRLPSIEPVGPVPGDPAADALEHAHIEPRMLGRIRALLAKAEATTFPEEAEALSAKAQELMARHTVDEALLAARGGAPAQVPGACRIGVEPPYEEAKAVLLDAVATANRCRAVWNSGFEFSTVVGFESDLEAVELLYTSLLVQGTAAMTRAEAAQRSGGRKRTKTFRQSFLLAYASRLGHRLAETAEHTATEAPDNLPALVARDVAVTSRADEMFPRTTTTRLRGATDHAGWEDGTAAADAAHVGGRRKPLPR